The nucleotide sequence TTGCTCCTTCTCTTGTTGCCTGTTTCCACCAACTGACTCCTCAAAACTTCTCAAAACTTCTCAAAACTCCTCAAAACTCCTCAAAACTTCTCAAAACTCCTACCGTAGTCCTGCTGGTCTTTCCCTGCAcctgaacattttgttttggtgcataaatctttaaatcttttgAGTTTTACCAATTTTTgtgaaagaaagttttttttgatgcaaagcacaaaatttctacaattttaggacacttccattcaaggattttgggacatttctaggatttgagcatgtttcagggattttaagacatttcggGGTTTACAGGATCTTTGtagtgttttaggacatttctagaattttaggaagtttgtaggattttagcattctctgggattttaagacctttccaggatttcaggatgttccttcgattttaggatatttttaggactttGGACCGTTCAAGGATTTTTTCTTGGCTTTCAGGCAATTTCTTgtattattattgcatttttaggactttaggacttctgggatttttgggacatttctagaattttacgACCTTTTTTGAATTTCAGGACATCTCTAGTATTTTCGGACATTAgcgtcttagctaggacctctgtcggagGTGTGAGGGATCCTCAACCTTTTTGACCAACaaactcactttattttttaagttttttataattatataatagtTGGAGGGCCACCTGGCACCGTACTGGGGCCCCATTTGGTCCTCTTTTCACTGATTAGAGGGATTGTAAGATTCTCCATGACGGCGGCGGCAGAGATGACGGTGCAGGAGACTCACCTGTCCACAGCGATGGCCAGCAGCACGTTGGTGGACACGTAGAGGGAGACGGTGCGCAGGTAGTTGGTGGAGGCGCAGAGCAGCAGGCCGTGATCCCACGACAGCTGCTTCACCACGTAGTAGTCCAGCAGGAAGGGACAGCACACCGTCGCCACCAGCACGTCGGACACGGCCAGGTTGGCGATCAGCAGGTTGGTCAGGTTGCGCAGCTGCTTGTAGCGGGCGAGGCTGGCGATGAACAGGCAGTTCCCCACCCCGCACACCAGCATGATGCCCACCAGGACCACCGTGATGACGATGGTGGCCACGAAGAAGGCGCGGCCCCGCGTGGTGTCCGGGATCTCGTCCGGGGGGATCTCGTAGTCCAGAG is from Plectropomus leopardus isolate mb unplaced genomic scaffold, YSFRI_Pleo_2.0 unplaced_scaffold28323, whole genome shotgun sequence and encodes:
- the LOC121938058 gene encoding prokineticin receptor 1-like, with amino-acid sequence MDDATNNSLALTDYFLAGDALDYEIPPDEIPDTTRGRAFFVATIVITVVLVGIMLVCGVGNCLFIASLARYKQLRNLTNLLIANLAVSDVLVATVCCPFLLDYYVVKQLSWDHGLLLCASTNYLRTVSLYVSTNVLLAIAVD